A stretch of Bacillus pseudomycoides DNA encodes these proteins:
- a CDS encoding ABC transporter permease subunit — MFHKALWIRNYKQGKYVIWLFWLSTLYSLPYKYYTSAQHTAEYLRSTTDTYYGYHLQGADAILFPALLLMGLAILLIGWERNNQTIDFLWSMPFKRSHLFLSKWLLGIVHILSALSLSWLLMYIIYRNTIHAQYQTFSPFHVYFAYTIITLIAVYTFTLFIGTITGNVISQSVLSYIIIIFPLYIFMLLFPFFTLHVDLSPKESDYTYSKYATYTENTSIVAPLNQFRINYNYDPQRETFEDEFGNIQAGPTYHHIPSTWTLLSPAIYILIFLPLGSYLYTRAPNEHNGKILLYPKLHKYFLICTSICFGLLGGTVFIDGSNSLRLYYIYFIGSGILTYAILRRLLKHKLSLHAK, encoded by the coding sequence ATGTTTCATAAAGCTTTATGGATACGTAACTATAAACAAGGAAAATATGTGATTTGGCTCTTTTGGCTAAGCACTTTATATTCCTTACCATATAAATATTATACGAGCGCACAGCACACGGCCGAGTATTTACGCAGCACAACAGATACTTATTATGGATATCATTTACAAGGAGCTGACGCTATACTATTTCCAGCTCTTCTATTAATGGGATTAGCTATTCTCTTAATAGGCTGGGAACGAAATAATCAAACAATCGATTTTCTTTGGTCTATGCCCTTTAAACGGTCACACTTATTTTTATCGAAATGGTTACTAGGCATTGTTCATATTTTGAGTGCCCTTAGCCTTAGTTGGCTTCTTATGTATATCATCTATAGGAACACGATACATGCTCAGTATCAAACTTTTTCACCATTTCATGTATACTTTGCTTATACAATTATTACGCTAATTGCAGTCTATACGTTCACGCTCTTTATTGGAACGATTACAGGAAATGTGATTTCACAAAGTGTTTTAAGTTATATTATCATTATTTTTCCTTTATATATCTTTATGCTTCTATTCCCTTTTTTTACATTACATGTAGATTTATCGCCAAAGGAATCCGATTATACTTATTCTAAATATGCAACTTATACAGAAAATACAAGTATTGTAGCTCCTCTTAATCAGTTTCGTATTAACTACAATTATGATCCACAGAGAGAAACTTTTGAAGATGAATTCGGAAACATACAGGCAGGGCCTACTTATCATCACATCCCGTCTACTTGGACATTGTTAAGCCCTGCTATCTATATACTTATTTTTCTTCCGTTAGGATCTTATTTATATACGCGTGCTCCAAATGAGCATAACGGAAAGATATTGTTATATCCAAAACTGCATAAGTATTTCTTAATCTGTACTTCTATTTGTTTTGGACTTCTTGGTGGTACTGTTTTTATTGATGGTAGTAATTCTTTACGTCTTTACTATATTTATTTTATAGGGTCTGGCATACTGACATATGCTATTTTACGCCGCCTGTTAAAACACAAACTTTCTTTACATGCAAAATAA
- a CDS encoding MarR family winged helix-turn-helix transcriptional regulator has translation MNEKREALILDLSTSFRKMIRLLQNDINTRFSEHMPYNEFAVLRALFLKSPQMASQIASEVNVTSSHITAVTDRLVRKGFVTRQRSDSDRRIVYLEITEHGKEVTQKLEAVRKEYYKEKFKEWSDQEVEMVLELFGRVL, from the coding sequence GTGAACGAAAAAAGGGAAGCGCTGATTTTAGATTTATCTACATCATTTCGAAAGATGATACGTTTATTACAAAATGATATTAATACACGTTTTTCAGAGCATATGCCATATAATGAGTTTGCTGTATTGCGTGCATTATTTTTGAAAAGCCCACAAATGGCTTCGCAAATAGCTAGCGAAGTTAATGTAACATCGAGCCATATTACAGCAGTAACAGATCGCCTTGTACGAAAAGGATTTGTAACGAGACAACGTTCTGATTCAGATCGTCGTATTGTGTATTTAGAAATTACAGAACATGGAAAAGAAGTTACACAAAAACTTGAAGCTGTACGTAAAGAATACTATAAAGAGAAGTTTAAAGAGTGGAGCGATCAAGAGGTTGAGATGGTATTAGAGCTATTTGGTCGCGTGTTATAA
- a CDS encoding SIMPL domain-containing protein: MQVGMNPYSPDVRNGKQATITVQGEGVIKAKPNVVILTIGIRTDNKDVKQAQEENAIQSNQLLASLKQIGITDKDIETISYTITPQYEYVNEKALLQGYRVEHLYEITVLNVQKAGEVYDIAVTNGANVARGLRFRISHPNAYYQQALLQAVQHAQEKARIIASSYNLNINPVPLSLVEESAQLPREFTSHATLQAQAAPPIQSGELEIISTVRAIFTYL; the protein is encoded by the coding sequence ATGCAAGTTGGCATGAATCCTTATTCACCCGATGTCCGTAATGGAAAACAAGCAACGATTACTGTACAAGGAGAAGGCGTTATAAAAGCAAAACCAAATGTTGTTATATTAACAATTGGTATTCGAACAGATAATAAAGATGTCAAACAGGCACAAGAGGAAAATGCAATCCAATCTAATCAATTACTTGCTTCACTTAAACAAATTGGTATCACTGATAAAGATATAGAAACCATTTCCTACACAATTACTCCCCAATATGAATACGTAAATGAAAAAGCATTATTACAAGGGTACCGAGTAGAACATTTGTATGAAATTACCGTTTTAAATGTACAGAAAGCTGGGGAAGTATATGATATAGCCGTTACAAATGGTGCAAATGTCGCAAGAGGACTGCGCTTTCGTATTTCCCATCCAAACGCGTATTACCAACAAGCACTCTTACAAGCAGTTCAGCACGCGCAAGAAAAAGCTCGCATCATTGCGAGTTCATATAATTTAAATATTAATCCTGTCCCGCTTTCACTCGTTGAAGAATCGGCACAATTGCCGCGCGAATTTACGTCTCATGCTACTTTACAGGCACAAGCTGCTCCTCCAATTCAATCTGGGGAACTAGAAATTATCTCTACCGTTCGTGCCATCTTCACTTATTTGTAA
- a CDS encoding NCS2 family permease: protein MKGILERTFKLDLHHTSTKQEILAGVTSFFTIVYIMIVNASILSDAGIPLEAGILATVFSSFVGCLMMAFWANAPAILVPGMGVNAFFTYTAVHTLGLSWQEALAAVFIAGIIFAIAAFTPIARTLTLSIPKSLKEAITVGIGLFLAFIGLQKGGLVVSNPNTAVALGKLSNPVVLATLLTLIIALVLFIRNVRGNFLWTIAIGTGIAWIFGLVDTSQVGNSSFSFANYGDVFGAMSFGKLSSLPFWIATFSLSMVLIFENMGLLHGLLEDDRKFPRAYQANAISAMTCGLFGTSPTVSTVESAAGIAAGGKTGLTSIVTGMLFFASLFALPFVKLIPDSAIAPILIIIGGLMITNILQIPLNDFSEGFPAFLIIVMIPLTYSIADGIAFGFIAYPILKVALGKHKEVAPSMYIITCLFLAMFVLHAIG, encoded by the coding sequence ATGAAAGGAATACTTGAAAGAACATTTAAATTAGACCTACACCACACATCAACAAAACAAGAAATATTAGCTGGAGTCACTTCATTTTTCACAATCGTTTACATTATGATTGTCAATGCGTCTATTTTATCAGATGCCGGTATTCCGCTTGAAGCTGGAATTTTGGCAACTGTTTTTAGCTCATTTGTCGGATGTCTAATGATGGCATTTTGGGCAAATGCGCCTGCTATTCTTGTACCAGGTATGGGTGTAAATGCATTTTTCACGTACACAGCTGTGCATACGCTTGGATTAAGTTGGCAAGAGGCATTAGCAGCTGTCTTTATCGCTGGTATTATTTTTGCAATCGCCGCGTTTACACCAATTGCTCGCACTTTGACTTTATCAATTCCAAAGTCATTAAAAGAAGCAATTACTGTCGGCATCGGTTTATTCTTAGCTTTCATTGGATTGCAAAAAGGTGGTTTAGTCGTTTCGAATCCGAACACTGCAGTTGCATTAGGAAAATTAAGTAATCCTGTTGTTCTTGCAACACTACTTACCCTTATCATAGCACTTGTCTTATTTATTCGTAACGTACGTGGAAACTTTTTATGGACGATTGCAATTGGAACGGGTATCGCGTGGATATTTGGTCTTGTTGATACAAGCCAAGTAGGAAACAGCTCATTTTCATTCGCTAACTATGGAGATGTATTTGGAGCTATGTCATTTGGGAAACTTTCTTCCTTACCGTTTTGGATTGCAACATTCTCTTTAAGCATGGTGCTTATTTTTGAAAACATGGGGCTATTACACGGATTATTAGAAGATGATCGCAAATTCCCACGTGCTTATCAAGCAAATGCAATTTCAGCAATGACATGTGGTCTATTCGGCACAAGCCCTACCGTTTCAACAGTAGAAAGTGCTGCAGGTATTGCCGCGGGAGGTAAAACAGGTCTGACGTCTATCGTTACAGGGATGTTATTCTTTGCATCACTGTTTGCTCTTCCGTTTGTCAAATTAATTCCTGATAGCGCCATTGCACCAATCTTAATTATTATTGGTGGTCTAATGATTACAAACATTCTACAAATCCCTCTAAATGACTTTTCAGAAGGGTTTCCAGCGTTTTTAATCATTGTTATGATTCCACTCACATATAGCATCGCTGATGGTATTGCGTTCGGATTTATTGCTTATCCTATTTTAAAGGTTGCTCTTGGAAAGCATAAGGAAGTCGCACCGTCCATGTATATTATTACATGCCTATTCTTAGCCATGTTTGTATTACACGCTATTGGTTAA
- a CDS encoding helix-turn-helix domain-containing protein, with translation MGKIKRTYDETFKKKAIDLYFKESMGYTQIGKELGIDEKNVRRWVKRFKEEGIKGLEEKRGKATGGKKGRPRNCPKEPTERIKYLETENEMLKKLLGM, from the coding sequence ATGGGGAAAATTAAAAGAACATATGATGAAACATTTAAGAAAAAAGCTATAGATTTATATTTTAAAGAAAGCATGGGGTATACCCAAATAGGAAAAGAATTAGGCATTGATGAAAAAAACGTACGTAGATGGGTAAAACGTTTCAAAGAAGAGGGAATCAAAGGTTTAGAAGAAAAACGAGGAAAGGCTACTGGAGGAAAAAAAGGGAGACCTAGAAATTGTCCAAAGGAGCCTACAGAAAGAATCAAATACCTAGAAACAGAGAATGAAATGCTAAAAAAGCTATTGGGAATGTAA
- a CDS encoding IS3 family transposase, with translation MSKGMRSIQLLCKIAEVSRSGYYKWLKRQSTPSPKEIEDEKIKKKIMECYKQVKGIYGYRRITVWLRMKHGLIVNHKRVQRLMNRMKLQAIIRKKRPYFVSKEAYVVSKNYLNRDFKAEQPNEKWVTAITYLIFNGKKLYLSAIKDLYNNEIVAYHVSHRHDIQLVIDTLNKAKKQRNVQGILLHSDQGFQYTSRQYNDFLKKHKMKASISRKANCWDNACMENFFSHFKAECFNLSSFRSVEEVKFAVHKYIHFYNYHRFQKKLKNLSPYEYRIQAS, from the coding sequence ATGTCCAAAGGTATGCGTTCAATACAACTACTATGTAAAATTGCGGAAGTATCTAGAAGCGGATACTACAAGTGGTTAAAAAGACAAAGCACCCCTTCTCCGAAGGAGATAGAAGATGAAAAAATAAAGAAAAAAATTATGGAATGTTATAAACAAGTAAAGGGTATCTATGGATACCGAAGAATAACTGTGTGGTTAAGGATGAAACATGGGCTCATTGTAAATCATAAGCGAGTTCAAAGACTAATGAATAGGATGAAGCTTCAAGCGATTATCAGAAAAAAACGACCTTATTTTGTATCAAAAGAAGCATATGTAGTCTCAAAGAATTATTTGAATCGAGATTTCAAAGCTGAACAACCAAATGAAAAATGGGTAACAGCTATTACGTATCTTATTTTCAATGGGAAAAAGCTATATCTGTCTGCCATAAAGGACCTTTATAATAATGAAATTGTGGCTTATCATGTTAGCCATCGTCATGATATACAGTTAGTTATTGATACGTTAAACAAGGCAAAAAAACAACGAAACGTGCAAGGGATTCTTTTGCATAGTGATCAGGGCTTCCAGTATACTTCACGCCAATATAATGATTTCCTAAAAAAACATAAGATGAAAGCTAGTATCTCCAGAAAGGCGAATTGTTGGGACAATGCTTGTATGGAGAATTTCTTCAGTCATTTCAAAGCGGAGTGTTTTAATCTGAGTTCATTTCGTTCAGTAGAAGAAGTTAAATTTGCCGTACATAAATATATTCATTTTTATAACTATCATCGTTTTCAGAAGAAATTAAAAAACCTGAGTCCATACGAATATCGAATTCAGGCTTCTTAA
- the corA gene encoding magnesium/cobalt transporter CorA, whose translation MGETMIRICAVTKEDEVLYDVSLEETGREDIAWYWLDLYKPTKEEYTYILQEYFKFHPLAIEDCVEYVQRPKVDFYDGYNFLVLHAFGEEGLEPHEIDLFVSDRYIVSFHFSHNNAIERVWTTLGERKRIKKSPLHVAHTIIDQIVDDYFAPVYYIEDHLNAIDDNLTGDTAGSVLEEVFDIRADLSKLRRTIIPMRDLLYRILNSTRFYGVSDHEIYFKDIHDHLLKLSEMIEASRELTADIRDSYFSLNSHHMNNIMKTLTVFSTIFMPLTFIVGVYGMNFENMPELKWEYGYFICLAIMAFIGGGMMVWFYKKGWFK comes from the coding sequence GTGGGTGAAACTATGATTAGAATTTGTGCAGTAACGAAAGAAGATGAAGTATTATATGATGTTTCGTTAGAAGAAACGGGACGAGAAGATATCGCATGGTATTGGCTTGATTTATATAAGCCAACAAAAGAAGAGTATACATACATTTTACAAGAGTATTTTAAGTTCCATCCTCTTGCGATTGAAGATTGTGTAGAATATGTACAGAGGCCAAAAGTAGATTTCTACGATGGATATAACTTTTTAGTTCTCCATGCATTTGGAGAAGAGGGATTAGAACCACATGAGATTGATTTATTTGTTAGTGATCGTTATATTGTTTCTTTCCATTTTTCGCATAATAATGCGATTGAAAGAGTGTGGACAACGCTTGGCGAGAGGAAACGGATTAAAAAGAGTCCCTTGCATGTAGCACATACAATCATTGATCAAATTGTGGATGACTACTTTGCACCTGTTTACTATATTGAGGATCATTTAAATGCAATTGATGATAATTTAACAGGGGATACAGCAGGGAGTGTACTAGAAGAAGTATTCGATATTCGGGCGGACCTATCTAAGCTTAGACGTACGATTATACCGATGCGTGATTTATTGTATCGTATTTTAAACTCAACTCGTTTTTATGGTGTGAGCGATCATGAAATTTATTTTAAAGATATTCATGATCATTTGCTGAAGCTTTCAGAAATGATTGAAGCAAGTCGAGAATTAACAGCGGATATTCGGGATAGTTATTTTTCATTGAACTCCCATCATATGAACAACATTATGAAAACATTAACGGTGTTCTCCACGATTTTTATGCCATTAACGTTTATTGTTGGTGTGTACGGGATGAATTTTGAGAATATGCCAGAATTAAAGTGGGAGTATGGTTATTTTATTTGTTTAGCAATTATGGCCTTTATAGGTGGGGGAATGATGGTATGGTTTTATAAAAAAGGATGGTTTAAGTAA
- a CDS encoding pyrimidine-nucleoside phosphorylase, whose protein sequence is MRMVDLIAKKRDGHALTTEEVNFIVEGYTNGDIPDYQMSSFAMAIFFQDMNDQERADLTMAMVNSGDTIDLSAIEGVKVDKHSTGGVGDTTTLVLGPLVAALDVPVAKMSGRGLGHTGGTIDKLEAVPGFHVEIENDEFIRLVNENKIAVIGQSGNLTPADKKLYALRDVTATVNSIPLIASSIMSKKIAAGADAIVLDVKTGAGAFMKTDEDAKRLAEAMVRIGNNVGRKTMAVISDMSQPLGEAIGNALEVKEAIDTLQGKGPKDLEELCLTLGSQMVYLAGKASSLEDAREKLIEVMNNGKALEAFKTFLAAQGGDASVVDDPSKLPQAQFKIEVEAKEEGYVSEIVADEIGTAAMLLGAGRATKESEIDLAVGLMLRKKVGDSVKKGDSLVTIYANRENVEDVKAKIYENMRIEQVHVDAPKLVHGIVTK, encoded by the coding sequence ATGAGAATGGTGGACCTAATTGCAAAAAAACGTGATGGACATGCATTAACGACAGAAGAAGTGAATTTTATTGTAGAAGGCTATACAAATGGTGATATTCCAGATTATCAAATGAGTTCGTTTGCAATGGCAATTTTCTTCCAAGATATGAATGATCAAGAGCGTGCTGATTTAACGATGGCAATGGTGAATAGCGGCGATACAATTGACTTATCAGCGATTGAAGGGGTAAAAGTAGATAAGCATTCAACAGGTGGTGTTGGTGATACAACTACCCTTGTATTAGGTCCATTAGTAGCTGCTTTAGATGTACCAGTTGCTAAAATGTCTGGCCGTGGTTTAGGGCATACAGGTGGTACAATTGATAAATTAGAAGCGGTGCCAGGATTCCATGTGGAAATCGAAAATGACGAATTTATTCGTCTTGTAAATGAAAATAAAATTGCGGTTATCGGACAAAGTGGAAATTTAACACCTGCTGATAAAAAGTTATATGCGCTTCGCGATGTAACAGCGACAGTAAACTCTATCCCACTTATTGCAAGCTCTATTATGAGTAAAAAAATTGCAGCCGGTGCAGATGCAATTGTGCTTGATGTAAAAACAGGTGCAGGTGCATTTATGAAAACAGATGAAGATGCAAAACGTTTAGCAGAAGCAATGGTGCGCATCGGTAATAACGTTGGTCGTAAAACGATGGCAGTTATTTCAGATATGAGCCAACCTCTTGGTGAAGCAATCGGTAACGCATTAGAGGTAAAAGAAGCAATCGACACATTGCAAGGTAAAGGACCAAAAGACTTAGAAGAGCTATGTTTAACACTTGGAAGTCAAATGGTATACCTTGCTGGAAAAGCTTCTTCTTTAGAAGATGCGCGTGAAAAACTAATTGAAGTAATGAACAATGGAAAAGCGTTAGAAGCATTTAAAACGTTCCTAGCAGCGCAAGGTGGAGATGCTTCTGTTGTTGATGATCCTTCTAAGCTTCCGCAAGCACAATTTAAAATTGAGGTAGAGGCAAAAGAAGAGGGATACGTATCTGAAATTGTTGCAGATGAAATTGGAACAGCAGCAATGCTTTTAGGTGCGGGACGTGCAACGAAAGAATCTGAAATTGATTTAGCAGTTGGACTTATGCTTCGTAAAAAAGTAGGCGATAGCGTGAAAAAAGGTGACTCACTTGTTACAATTTACGCAAACCGCGAAAATGTAGAAGATGTAAAAGCAAAAATTTACGAGAACATGAGAATAGAGCAAGTACATGTTGATGCACCGAAACTCGTGCACGGCATTGTAACGAAATAA
- a CDS encoding purine-nucleoside phosphorylase: MNRELITKSASYLKENFQETPQVGLILGSGLGVLADEIENAVTVPYSEIPEFPVSTVEGHAGQLVFGTLQGVTVVAMQGRFHFYEGYDMQKVTFPVRVMKELGVETVVVTNAAGGVNTSFEPGDLMLISDHINFMGTNPLIGPNDAEMGVRFPDMSTSYTEELREMAKQVAADLNIKVQEGVYVGMTGPVYETPAEIRMLRTLGGDAVGMSTVPEVIVARHAGMKVLGISCISNMAAGILDQPLHHDEVIETTERVKSNFLALVKAIVKQMKG; the protein is encoded by the coding sequence ATGAATCGTGAACTTATTACAAAATCAGCTTCATACTTAAAAGAGAACTTCCAAGAAACACCACAAGTAGGACTAATCCTTGGATCTGGACTAGGTGTATTAGCAGATGAAATCGAAAACGCAGTAACAGTACCATACAGCGAAATTCCTGAATTTCCAGTATCAACTGTAGAAGGTCATGCAGGGCAGCTTGTATTCGGTACACTTCAAGGTGTTACTGTAGTTGCGATGCAAGGGCGTTTCCATTTCTACGAAGGATATGACATGCAAAAAGTAACATTCCCAGTTCGTGTTATGAAAGAACTAGGTGTAGAAACAGTTGTTGTAACAAACGCAGCTGGTGGTGTAAATACATCATTTGAACCAGGCGATCTTATGTTAATTTCAGACCATATTAACTTCATGGGTACGAACCCATTAATCGGACCAAATGATGCTGAAATGGGCGTACGTTTCCCTGATATGTCTACATCGTATACGGAAGAGCTTCGCGAAATGGCAAAACAAGTTGCGGCAGACTTAAATATTAAAGTGCAAGAAGGTGTATACGTTGGAATGACAGGTCCTGTATACGAAACACCTGCTGAAATTCGTATGCTTCGTACACTTGGCGGAGATGCAGTTGGTATGTCTACTGTACCGGAAGTTATTGTAGCGCGCCATGCTGGTATGAAAGTACTTGGAATTTCTTGTATTTCAAACATGGCAGCTGGTATTTTAGATCAGCCACTTCATCATGATGAAGTAATTGAAACGACAGAACGTGTGAAATCTAACTTCTTAGCATTAGTAAAAGCAATCGTAAAACAAATGAAGGGGTGA
- the deoB gene encoding phosphopentomutase, which yields MNKYKRIFLVVMDSVGIGEAPDAEKFGDVGSDTIGHIAEHMNGLQMPNMVKLGLGNIREMKGISKVEKPLGYYTKMQEKSTGKDTMTGHWEIMGLYIDKPFQVFPEGFPKELLDELEAKTGRKIIGNKPASGTEILDELGQEQMETGSLIVYTSADSVLQIAAHEEVVPLEELYNICKIARELTLDEKYMVGRVIARPFVGEPGNFTRTPNRHDYALKPFGRTVMNELKDSDYDVIAIGKISDIYDGEGVTESLRTKSNMDGMDKLVDTLNMDFTGLSFLNLVDFDAMFGHRRDPQGYGEALQEYDARLPEVFEKLKEDDLLIITADHGNDPIHHGTDHTREYVPLLVYSPSMKEGGEELALRQTFADIGATVAENFGVEMPEYGTSFLNNLKK from the coding sequence ATGAATAAATATAAACGTATATTCCTAGTCGTAATGGACTCTGTAGGAATCGGAGAAGCACCGGATGCTGAAAAGTTTGGTGATGTAGGTTCTGATACAATCGGTCATATTGCTGAACATATGAATGGATTACAAATGCCAAATATGGTGAAACTAGGTCTTGGCAATATCCGTGAAATGAAAGGGATTTCTAAAGTAGAGAAGCCACTTGGGTATTATACAAAAATGCAAGAAAAATCTACTGGTAAAGATACAATGACAGGACACTGGGAAATTATGGGTCTTTACATCGATAAACCATTCCAGGTGTTCCCGGAAGGATTCCCAAAAGAGTTACTTGATGAGTTAGAAGCAAAAACCGGACGCAAAATCATTGGTAATAAACCTGCTTCTGGAACAGAGATTCTTGATGAACTTGGTCAAGAGCAAATGGAAACGGGCTCTTTAATTGTGTACACTTCTGCTGATAGTGTATTACAAATCGCAGCTCATGAAGAAGTAGTACCACTTGAAGAGCTATATAACATTTGTAAAATTGCACGTGAGTTAACATTAGATGAAAAATACATGGTAGGTCGTGTTATTGCTCGTCCATTCGTTGGAGAACCAGGAAACTTCACACGTACACCAAACCGTCATGACTATGCATTAAAACCATTTGGTCGTACAGTAATGAACGAACTAAAAGATAGCGACTATGATGTAATTGCTATTGGTAAAATTTCTGATATTTATGATGGAGAAGGGGTAACAGAATCTCTTCGCACAAAATCTAATATGGATGGAATGGACAAGCTTGTAGATACATTGAATATGGACTTTACAGGTCTTAGCTTCCTGAATTTAGTTGATTTTGATGCGATGTTCGGTCATCGTCGTGATCCTCAAGGATACGGAGAAGCATTGCAAGAATATGATGCACGTCTTCCAGAAGTATTTGAAAAACTAAAAGAAGATGATTTATTAATCATTACAGCAGATCATGGTAATGATCCAATTCACCATGGTACTGACCATACACGTGAATATGTACCATTGTTAGTATATAGCCCAAGCATGAAAGAAGGCGGAGAAGAATTAGCACTTCGCCAAACATTTGCTGATATTGGTGCAACTGTAGCAGAAAACTTCGGTGTAGAAATGCCAGAATACGGAACAAGTTTCTTAAACAACTTAAAGAAATAG
- a CDS encoding FixH family protein: MKKLVITLFIAMLALAGCNTKKDEPAKKEKLEEVKVAVQTNPKEIKPNEKTEVQALVTQGKEKVTDADDVKFEIWKDGEEKHEMLNGKHKGKGVYAVEKTFPTDGVYHVIAHTNAREMHVMPEVKIAVGNAKVEDAKKEKGGHEAGHGDHKSDTMIHLMAGDVKANAESTMKVHLKQKEEALTGAEVQLEIWKDGVEKHEFIPAKEGNKGEYESKHTFKDAGAYKVKVHVRKGELHEHKEETVEVK; encoded by the coding sequence ATGAAAAAACTTGTAATCACTTTATTTATCGCAATGCTAGCATTAGCTGGTTGTAATACAAAGAAAGATGAGCCTGCGAAAAAAGAGAAACTTGAAGAAGTGAAAGTAGCGGTTCAAACAAATCCGAAAGAAATAAAGCCAAATGAAAAAACAGAAGTACAGGCGCTTGTTACACAAGGGAAAGAAAAAGTAACGGATGCTGACGATGTGAAGTTTGAAATTTGGAAAGATGGCGAAGAAAAACATGAAATGTTAAACGGTAAGCATAAAGGAAAAGGTGTTTATGCAGTCGAGAAAACATTCCCAACAGATGGTGTGTATCATGTTATTGCGCATACAAATGCACGTGAAATGCATGTAATGCCAGAAGTGAAAATAGCTGTTGGAAATGCTAAAGTTGAAGATGCGAAGAAAGAAAAAGGTGGTCATGAAGCAGGACATGGCGATCATAAAAGCGATACGATGATTCACCTTATGGCTGGTGATGTAAAAGCAAATGCTGAATCAACAATGAAAGTTCATTTGAAACAAAAGGAAGAAGCATTAACTGGAGCTGAAGTACAACTTGAAATTTGGAAAGACGGCGTGGAAAAACATGAGTTTATTCCAGCAAAAGAAGGTAATAAAGGCGAGTATGAAAGCAAACATACGTTTAAAGACGCAGGTGCTTATAAAGTGAAGGTTCATGTGAGAAAAGGTGAACTTCACGAACATAAGGAAGAAACAGTAGAGGTAAAATAA
- the xerD gene encoding site-specific tyrosine recombinase XerD has protein sequence MEDQLKDFIHYMIVEKGLAKNTVVSYERDLKSYVKYLQNVEQIKTFHEVTRVHIVNFLQYLKENGKSSKTLARHIASIRSLHQFLLRERVVEHDPSVHIETPQGERKLPKVLSVGEVEALLQTPKATNAFGIRDKAMLELLYATGLRVSELIALNLEDVHLTMGFVRCIGKGNKERIIPLGSLATEAIQRYIEKGRRELVGKKTVDALFLNHHGNRLSRQGFWKILKRLAKEANIEKELTPHTLRHSFATHLLENGADLRAVQEMLGHADISTTQIYTHVSKTRLKDVYKQFHPRA, from the coding sequence TTGGAAGATCAATTAAAAGATTTTATTCATTATATGATTGTAGAAAAAGGCTTAGCGAAAAATACGGTTGTATCCTATGAGCGAGATTTAAAAAGTTATGTAAAGTATTTACAAAATGTTGAGCAAATAAAAACATTTCATGAAGTGACAAGGGTACACATTGTGAATTTCTTACAGTATTTAAAAGAGAACGGAAAATCTTCAAAAACTTTGGCACGCCACATCGCCTCTATTCGTTCGTTGCATCAATTTTTACTTCGTGAAAGAGTAGTAGAACATGATCCATCTGTACATATTGAAACGCCTCAAGGTGAGCGGAAATTACCGAAAGTATTGTCAGTAGGTGAAGTAGAAGCATTGCTTCAAACGCCAAAGGCGACAAATGCATTTGGTATTCGCGATAAGGCTATGCTAGAGTTATTGTATGCAACAGGGCTCCGTGTTTCTGAATTAATTGCATTAAATTTAGAGGATGTTCATTTAACAATGGGTTTTGTTCGTTGCATAGGAAAAGGGAATAAAGAACGAATTATCCCGCTAGGTAGTTTAGCGACAGAAGCGATTCAACGTTATATTGAAAAGGGCAGAAGGGAACTGGTAGGAAAAAAAACAGTCGATGCCCTCTTTTTGAACCATCACGGTAATCGATTGTCCCGTCAAGGCTTTTGGAAGATTTTAAAACGACTAGCAAAAGAAGCGAATATAGAAAAAGAGCTTACGCCGCATACACTGCGCCATTCTTTTGCGACACATTTATTAGAAAATGGAGCAGATTTGCGTGCTGTACAAGAAATGCTTGGACATGCCGATATTTCTACAACGCAAATTTATACGCACGTTTCAAAAACTAGATTAAAAGATGTATATAAACAATTCCATCCGAGAGCGTAA